Proteins from a single region of Bradyrhizobium diazoefficiens:
- the denD gene encoding D-erythronate dehydrogenase: MHILVLGAAGMVGRKLCERLLRDGRLGKSDITKLTMHDVVEPRKPEKAGFPIETVSGDFAVPGAAEKLIAGRPDVIFHLAAIVSGEAELDFDKGYRINLDGTRMLLDAIRLVGGGYKPRVVFTSSIAVFGAPFPDAIGDEFFHTPLLSYGTQKAIGELLLADYSRRGFLDGIGIRLPTICIRPGLPNKAASGFFSNILREPLAGKEAVLPVSEDVRHWHATPRSAVGFLLHAGTMDLATVGPRRNLTMPGLSATVGEQIAALKRVAGEKVATRIKREPDPFIVGIVGGWPRNFDPKRARELGFTTEEKSFDDIIRIHIEEELGGNFVA; this comes from the coding sequence TTGCACATTCTGGTTCTGGGCGCTGCCGGCATGGTCGGTCGCAAGCTGTGTGAACGTCTGTTGCGCGACGGCCGGCTCGGCAAGAGCGACATCACGAAATTGACCATGCATGACGTGGTCGAGCCCAGGAAACCGGAGAAGGCCGGGTTCCCAATCGAGACCGTCTCGGGCGATTTCGCCGTGCCAGGTGCGGCCGAGAAGCTGATCGCCGGCCGTCCCGACGTGATCTTCCATCTCGCGGCGATCGTCTCAGGCGAGGCCGAACTCGATTTCGACAAGGGCTACCGCATCAACCTGGACGGCACGCGGATGCTGCTCGACGCCATCCGCCTTGTCGGCGGCGGCTACAAGCCGCGCGTGGTGTTCACGTCCTCGATCGCGGTGTTCGGTGCGCCGTTCCCGGATGCGATCGGCGATGAGTTCTTCCATACCCCGCTGCTCAGCTACGGCACTCAAAAGGCGATCGGCGAACTGCTGCTCGCCGACTATTCGCGCCGCGGCTTCCTCGACGGCATCGGCATCCGCCTGCCGACCATCTGCATCCGGCCCGGCCTGCCCAACAAGGCGGCGTCCGGCTTCTTTTCCAACATCCTGCGCGAGCCGCTGGCCGGCAAGGAAGCGGTGCTGCCGGTCTCCGAGGACGTCCGCCACTGGCACGCCACGCCGCGCTCCGCCGTCGGCTTCCTGCTGCATGCCGGCACTATGGACCTCGCCACGGTCGGTCCGCGCCGCAACTTGACCATGCCGGGCCTGTCGGCCACGGTCGGTGAGCAGATCGCCGCGCTGAAACGCGTCGCGGGCGAAAAGGTCGCCACGCGCATCAAGCGGGAGCCCGATCCCTTCATCGTCGGCATCGTCGGCGGTTGGCCGCGCAACTTCGATCCGAAGCGGGCGCGCGAGCTCGGCTTCACCACCGAAGAGAAGTCCTTCGACGACATCATTCGCATTCACATCGAAGAGGAGCTCGGCGGTAATTTCGTCGCCTGA